One window of Candidatus Tokpelaia hoelldoblerii genomic DNA carries:
- a CDS encoding Periplasmic protein (bhsal04080) — MAKSRRHKIQLVAYSRGAIVLHWLIALGIIAQLVMGFLMVRAAPLAATTQESSSSFLTSAVVRTIQFAQQNQFFIFQWHKTIGILVLFLSIARIIWRLMNKPPEKAPMSAFEKITSDIVVFFFYVLMITVPVIGWIIVSTSPTQFPTRLFLLPDLVWPNLPLAIDSNTEQAAANAHALLAYSFVLLLFLHIGGALKHSIFDRVPELSRMSLIGKLHHKKTARGSVIISSLFALLLGAGALLFSHYNQSSTPAAATDAQQAPVTGTTQSDWVVDKQKSTLSYEVAFSGEPVSGTIGNWDAIIHFNPAAPQKARADIAIDANSINYGHPYVADSLPGTDGFDTAEYPQVRAVLDHFSKDQNGWQATGTITIRGKTRPLTLNFTYQENNGHAIIQGSADIDRLAFDLGRQNDASGTWLGKTVRVDLVLEADRK, encoded by the coding sequence ATGGCAAAATCCCGTCGCCATAAAATTCAGCTTGTCGCCTATAGCCGCGGGGCAATCGTGCTGCACTGGCTGATTGCACTCGGCATCATCGCCCAGCTTGTCATGGGCTTTCTTATGGTGCGGGCTGCTCCCCTCGCCGCAACAACGCAAGAATCATCTTCGTCCTTCCTTACTTCTGCTGTCGTACGCACAATACAATTTGCGCAACAAAACCAGTTTTTCATTTTCCAGTGGCATAAAACAATCGGCATTCTGGTGCTGTTCCTCAGCATCGCCCGCATTATCTGGCGTTTGATGAACAAACCGCCGGAAAAAGCGCCGATGTCGGCGTTTGAAAAGATCACCTCGGACATTGTGGTCTTTTTCTTTTATGTCCTGATGATTACCGTGCCGGTTATCGGCTGGATTATCGTTTCAACCTCGCCGACCCAGTTCCCCACCCGGCTTTTCCTCCTCCCCGATCTCGTCTGGCCGAATTTGCCGCTTGCTATTGACAGCAATACAGAACAGGCTGCTGCCAACGCTCACGCGCTGCTGGCCTACAGTTTTGTCCTCCTGCTGTTCCTGCATATTGGCGGCGCATTGAAACACAGCATTTTCGACCGCGTGCCGGAATTATCGCGGATGTCGCTTATCGGCAAACTGCATCACAAAAAAACCGCCAGAGGCAGTGTCATCATTTCCAGCCTGTTTGCGCTGCTTCTGGGGGCAGGCGCCCTGCTTTTCAGCCATTACAACCAATCTTCAACACCGGCAGCGGCAACAGACGCACAGCAGGCGCCCGTCACCGGCACCACCCAGTCCGACTGGGTGGTTGACAAGCAGAAATCCACACTGAGCTATGAAGTGGCTTTTTCCGGCGAACCGGTAAGCGGCACAATCGGCAACTGGGATGCGATTATCCATTTTAACCCCGCCGCTCCTCAAAAAGCCCGGGCGGACATTGCGATTGACGCAAATTCCATCAACTATGGCCATCCTTATGTCGCAGACAGTCTGCCGGGTACGGACGGTTTTGATACTGCTGAATATCCGCAAGTCCGCGCTGTTCTTGACCATTTCAGTAAAGACCAGAATGGCTGGCAGGCAACCGGCACCATCACCATCCGCGGCAAAACAAGACCGTTGACTCTGAACTTCACCTATCAGGAAAACAACGGGCACGCCATCATCCAAGGCAGCGCCGATATTGACCGGCTGGCCTTTGATCTCGGCCGCCAGAATGATGCCAGCGGCACATGGCTTGGCAAAACTGTGCGGGTCGATCTTGTCCTGGAAGCAGACAGGAAATAA
- the pncA gene encoding Pyrazinamidase/nicotinamidase PncA (bhsal04110), protein MIKEALIVVDVQNDFCSSGLLAVPDAEQILLPVNQLIERHHHVILTQDWHPADHISFADNHPGRHPYETISLTCGDQILWPQHCVTGTQGADFHPMLATGHAGLILRKGCNPQMDSYSAFFENDRKTTTGLAAYLHERGLQKLVFCGLATDFCVAFSAIDAVKCGFQAQVILTACQPIDVDGSLGRALRDMRANGVDLTLSA, encoded by the coding sequence ATGATAAAAGAGGCGCTGATTGTCGTTGATGTCCAGAATGATTTCTGCTCCAGCGGGCTCCTCGCTGTACCGGATGCAGAGCAGATATTGCTGCCGGTCAATCAGCTGATTGAACGCCATCACCATGTCATCCTGACACAGGACTGGCACCCGGCTGATCATATCAGCTTTGCTGATAATCACCCGGGCAGACATCCTTATGAAACAATCTCCCTCACCTGCGGTGACCAGATTTTATGGCCGCAACATTGCGTCACAGGGACACAAGGCGCGGATTTTCACCCGATGCTGGCGACAGGGCATGCCGGGCTTATCCTGCGCAAGGGCTGCAATCCGCAGATGGACAGTTATTCCGCTTTTTTTGAAAATGACCGCAAAACCACCACCGGCCTTGCCGCCTATCTGCACGAACGCGGGCTGCAGAAACTGGTCTTCTGCGGCCTTGCCACCGATTTCTGTGTGGCTTTTTCAGCCATTGACGCGGTAAAATGCGGCTTTCAGGCACAGGTTATCCTGACAGCCTGCCAGCCGATTGATGTTGACGGTTCGCTTGGCCGTGCCTTGCGCGACATGCGCGCAAACGGCGTGGATCTTACGCTTTCAGCCTGA
- a CDS encoding Ribosomal RNA small subunit methyltransferase E (bhsal04010) has product MRANYRLQRLFVTDSLSADTLLALPPEQAHYLIHVLRMKEGGTLLVFNGADGEWRADIAHTTKKSVTLHITVQERPQPATPDLIYCFAPLKHARLDYMVQKAVEMGAGILQPVITRHTQITRLNLERIKANAVEAAEQCGVLALPQCRAPLALDMLLAEWDATRPLIFCDEAAEGDNPLPLLTALKHKNTVPRPPGLIIGPEGGFSDDERAALNAQSFVTAIPLGPRVLRADTAAVAALAIINATVGDWS; this is encoded by the coding sequence ATGCGCGCCAATTATCGACTGCAACGCCTCTTTGTCACCGACTCCCTGTCAGCAGACACATTGCTGGCGCTGCCGCCCGAACAGGCACACTACCTTATCCATGTCCTGCGGATGAAAGAGGGGGGAACCCTGCTGGTTTTTAACGGCGCGGATGGTGAATGGCGGGCAGACATTGCCCATACAACCAAAAAAAGCGTCACCTTGCATATTACCGTGCAGGAACGCCCGCAACCCGCCACGCCCGATCTGATTTACTGTTTTGCGCCCTTAAAACACGCCCGCCTTGATTATATGGTGCAAAAGGCGGTGGAAATGGGCGCTGGTATTCTGCAACCGGTTATCACCCGTCACACCCAGATCACCCGCCTCAATCTTGAGCGTATAAAAGCCAATGCGGTGGAGGCGGCGGAACAATGCGGCGTTCTCGCCCTGCCACAATGCCGGGCGCCCCTTGCCCTTGATATGCTGCTGGCGGAATGGGATGCTACGCGCCCGCTGATTTTCTGCGATGAAGCGGCAGAAGGCGACAATCCCCTGCCCTTGTTAACAGCCTTGAAGCACAAAAACACCGTCCCGCGCCCGCCTGGCCTGATTATCGGCCCTGAAGGCGGTTTTTCTGACGATGAACGCGCGGCTTTAAACGCGCAAAGCTTTGTCACCGCTATTCCGCTGGGGCCGCGCGTTTTACGCGCTGATACAGCAGCAGTAGCAGCACTTGCCATTATCAATGCCACTGTAGGGGACTGGTCGTAA
- the asmA gene encoding Outer membrane assembly protein (bhsal04040): MLRSRIVRFFFLAVFILVALVAAGIIALPFLVSTDAIRLRLAHELSTWTGHNVQLNGVPQLSLFPSPHASLPGVALSASSAARPPLMQAEKIEVDLSLYDVLQGKVRFSQTRIINPRFIMDEPVKTVAGFFTTLAGSDGSLGIAIRQAQQQIAQSPGKSDMSQINAQPFGHIQVEGGSLVYPVNEAGKTDEISNINAEIDWPDFSREASFKASGQWHGALASLTLDTDEALLLMSGGRSKLRLSFNSNRGGITFTGTARLTQDFLLDGKINARSPGVDTTLHWLFQTDDYKSGITAPVVWESSIAAQSGHIEMNDIVFSFGRNNARGALETTLQQEHFVTTGSLAFDTLDLGQILPALLAENQPPSDIFLSKRFGLDLRLSATQANWDKTVHISNLAASIQRRDYTLIIDIGNAQLFEGLAQGVIQLRHEDKSGLELESRLSASNISLQALPWHLSLTGRGALTLDLKSTLSGQDTDTQEGYQRLWPGRPWHTDGKASFSVTKGSVSGFDMPAFLQKLGTQAPFSLQATKDTSFQFDKAEGKAAINRNDIITLEATDIRFGGRNLTLQGKVNWDSKTMELTGILPPASQPVPPPCTDEEADCPAPEDVSDTKFRLEGDWQNPLVTPQSRTEPQEAP, translated from the coding sequence ATGCTGCGTTCCCGCATAGTGCGTTTTTTCTTTTTAGCGGTTTTCATCCTTGTCGCACTTGTTGCCGCCGGGATTATCGCTTTACCTTTTCTGGTATCAACCGATGCTATCCGCCTGCGCCTCGCCCATGAATTGAGCACATGGACCGGCCATAATGTGCAATTGAACGGCGTACCGCAGCTTTCCCTTTTCCCCTCGCCGCATGCTTCCCTGCCCGGTGTGGCCTTAAGCGCTTCCAGCGCCGCCCGCCCGCCCTTGATGCAGGCGGAAAAAATCGAGGTGGACCTGTCCCTTTATGATGTGCTGCAAGGCAAGGTGCGGTTTTCCCAGACCCGCATCATCAATCCGCGTTTTATCATGGATGAACCGGTTAAAACAGTTGCCGGTTTTTTCACCACGCTTGCCGGTTCGGACGGTTCGCTCGGCATCGCCATCCGGCAGGCGCAGCAGCAGATCGCGCAATCGCCCGGAAAATCTGATATGTCACAAATCAACGCCCAGCCTTTCGGGCATATTCAGGTGGAAGGCGGCAGCCTTGTCTATCCGGTCAACGAAGCGGGCAAAACAGACGAAATCAGCAACATCAATGCCGAAATTGACTGGCCGGATTTTAGCCGTGAAGCTTCTTTCAAAGCATCCGGCCAGTGGCATGGCGCACTTGCCAGCCTGACACTTGACACTGATGAAGCGCTGCTTTTGATGAGCGGGGGAAGAAGCAAACTGCGCCTGAGTTTCAACTCAAACCGTGGCGGCATCACTTTTACCGGCACAGCCCGCCTGACACAGGACTTCCTGCTTGATGGCAAAATCAACGCCCGCTCGCCCGGTGTGGATACAACGCTCCACTGGCTTTTCCAGACAGACGATTACAAATCCGGCATAACCGCTCCGGTTGTCTGGGAATCAAGCATAGCGGCACAATCCGGTCATATAGAGATGAACGATATTGTTTTCTCCTTTGGCAGAAATAATGCCCGCGGCGCATTGGAAACCACCCTGCAGCAAGAGCATTTTGTCACCACCGGCTCGCTTGCCTTTGACACGCTTGACCTCGGGCAGATTCTTCCCGCCCTTCTGGCGGAAAACCAGCCGCCATCCGATATTTTCCTTTCCAAACGTTTCGGGCTTGACCTGCGCCTCTCCGCCACACAGGCAAACTGGGATAAAACCGTTCACATCAGCAATCTTGCCGCCTCTATTCAAAGGCGCGATTACACCCTGATCATTGACATCGGCAATGCGCAACTCTTTGAGGGTCTGGCGCAGGGTGTTATTCAGCTGCGCCACGAGGATAAATCCGGGCTTGAACTGGAAAGCCGCCTTTCCGCCAGCAATATCAGTTTGCAGGCCCTGCCCTGGCATTTGTCCCTTACCGGCCGGGGCGCTTTGACACTGGATCTGAAATCAACACTTTCGGGTCAGGATACAGACACACAGGAAGGGTATCAGCGCTTGTGGCCGGGCAGGCCGTGGCACACTGATGGCAAGGCCAGCTTTTCTGTGACAAAAGGCAGTGTCAGCGGCTTTGATATGCCTGCCTTCCTGCAAAAACTTGGCACGCAAGCGCCTTTTTCATTGCAGGCGACAAAAGATACAAGCTTTCAGTTTGACAAGGCAGAAGGCAAGGCCGCCATCAATCGTAACGACATTATCACGCTTGAGGCAACGGATATCCGCTTTGGCGGCCGCAACCTTACCTTGCAAGGTAAAGTGAATTGGGACAGCAAAACCATGGAACTGACTGGCATATTACCGCCAGCCTCACAGCCCGTCCCGCCTCCGTGCACAGATGAGGAGGCGGACTGCCCTGCCCCTGAAGACGTGTCCGACACGAAATTCCGCCTTGAAGGCGACTGGCAAAACCCGCTTGTGACCCCGCAGAGCAGGACCGAACCTCAGGAGGCGCCCTGA
- a CDS encoding Oxidoreductase (bhsal04030) produces MGQKMKIPSIVLNDNKTIPQLGYGVWKIDNKDAAQAVETALETGYRHIDTAKIYENENGAGEGLKASGIRRSDIFLTTKLWNSDQGYDSTLKAFEDSLKRLGTDYVDLYLIHWPVPAHDLYIETWQALIRLHEQGLAKSIGVSNFRIADLERLDKETGITPAINQIELHPNFQQNALRAFHTRHHIATESWSPLGQGKILGNPVLKTIAKAHGKTVAQIILRWQIEIGNIAIPKSQSPERMAENFAVFNFALTAADHDAIAQLDSKEGRIGPDPSAFSG; encoded by the coding sequence ATGGGGCAAAAGATGAAAATACCTTCTATTGTATTGAATGATAACAAAACCATCCCGCAATTGGGTTATGGCGTATGGAAGATTGACAACAAGGATGCCGCGCAGGCGGTGGAAACAGCGCTTGAAACCGGCTACCGCCATATTGATACGGCGAAAATCTACGAAAATGAAAACGGTGCGGGGGAAGGGCTCAAGGCCTCCGGCATCAGGCGCAGTGATATTTTCCTCACAACCAAATTGTGGAACAGCGATCAGGGCTATGACAGCACCCTGAAAGCGTTTGAGGACAGCCTGAAACGGCTCGGCACTGATTATGTTGACCTTTACCTGATTCACTGGCCGGTACCGGCGCATGATCTGTATATTGAAACATGGCAGGCCCTGATCCGCCTGCACGAACAGGGGCTTGCCAAATCCATCGGCGTCAGCAATTTCCGTATTGCCGATCTGGAGCGGCTTGATAAAGAAACCGGCATCACACCGGCAATCAACCAGATTGAACTGCACCCGAACTTCCAGCAGAACGCCTTGCGGGCTTTTCATACCCGCCATCACATTGCAACAGAAAGCTGGAGTCCGCTCGGACAGGGGAAAATCCTTGGCAATCCGGTTTTGAAAACGATTGCCAAAGCACACGGCAAAACAGTAGCGCAGATTATTTTGCGCTGGCAGATTGAAATCGGCAATATTGCCATTCCAAAATCGCAATCACCGGAACGCATGGCGGAAAATTTCGCTGTTTTTAACTTTGCCCTGACAGCGGCAGACCACGATGCCATCGCGCAGCTTGACAGCAAGGAGGGGCGCATTGGCCCTGACCCAAGTGCCTTCAGCGGTTAA
- a CDS encoding Hypothetical protein (bhsal03990), with amino-acid sequence MPAFSIRSILSVFITTLCLYASTFTTAGAHEYKVDELRIIHPWSRATFKGARVAAGYMTIINHGKQADRLLGVSSELSDKTEIHLMEMKDGLMKMRPMPEGVEIAPGAEISFKPGSYHIMFMNIARPLEQGKNFKGRLIFEKAGTVEVDFAIDSAAAKTPSHGHDDMPEHQH; translated from the coding sequence ATGCCTGCTTTTTCTATCAGATCCATCCTTTCTGTATTCATCACCACACTGTGCCTTTACGCGAGCACCTTCACCACCGCTGGCGCTCACGAATACAAGGTTGATGAACTCCGGATTATTCATCCATGGTCACGGGCAACCTTCAAAGGCGCAAGAGTAGCAGCCGGTTATATGACCATTATCAACCACGGCAAGCAAGCTGACCGTCTGCTCGGCGTTTCCTCGGAACTTTCTGATAAAACTGAAATTCATCTGATGGAGATGAAAGACGGCCTGATGAAAATGCGTCCCATGCCGGAAGGTGTGGAAATCGCCCCGGGGGCGGAAATCAGCTTCAAGCCGGGCAGCTACCACATCATGTTTATGAATATCGCCCGGCCGCTGGAACAGGGAAAAAACTTCAAAGGCAGGCTGATTTTTGAAAAAGCCGGTACGGTTGAGGTGGACTTCGCCATTGATTCCGCCGCCGCCAAAACGCCGTCCCATGGCCATGATGACATGCCGGAACACCAGCATTAA
- the apbA gene encoding 2-dehydropantoate 2-reductase (bhsal04060) — translation MKPPRILVLGAGGIGGYVGGRLCEAGADVTFLVRKARHALLQAEGLQVKSPAGDLALPVRTVLAAELKPDYDFILFTCKAYDLEAAITSVAPAVAKGAVLVPFLNGMAHLDRLNAVFGRDNVFGGTIMIQATLTPQGIVRHFNDKAIVMFGEQQGGMSERAGRLAQAFAGVKGCKVDAVPDALQRMWNKWVQLSVLAGMTCLMRANIGEIMRAHGGSAAIENFLSTNAAVAAHYGYPVPADAYEATRRFVMDEKSVATASMLRDLEQGGRIESEQILGDLLRRSEKAGIAHAVLSLAYTHVKAYEERMKAGRA, via the coding sequence ATGAAACCACCCAGAATCCTTGTTCTTGGCGCCGGCGGAATCGGCGGCTATGTTGGCGGCCGGCTGTGTGAGGCAGGCGCTGATGTGACATTTCTCGTCCGCAAGGCACGGCATGCACTGTTGCAGGCGGAAGGGTTGCAGGTCAAAAGCCCCGCCGGTGATCTTGCCCTGCCGGTCAGGACGGTTCTCGCCGCGGAGCTGAAACCGGACTATGATTTTATTCTGTTTACCTGCAAGGCGTATGACCTTGAAGCCGCAATCACCTCTGTTGCCCCTGCGGTTGCGAAGGGGGCGGTTCTGGTGCCGTTTCTCAACGGGATGGCCCATCTTGACCGTTTGAATGCGGTGTTCGGCAGGGATAATGTCTTTGGCGGTACGATTATGATTCAGGCAACTCTGACGCCGCAGGGGATTGTCCGCCATTTTAACGACAAGGCGATTGTGATGTTTGGTGAACAGCAGGGCGGGATGAGTGAACGCGCCGGGCGTCTGGCGCAGGCATTCGCCGGTGTTAAAGGCTGTAAGGTGGACGCTGTGCCGGACGCGCTGCAGCGTATGTGGAACAAATGGGTGCAGCTTTCGGTGCTGGCCGGAATGACGTGCCTGATGCGCGCCAATATTGGTGAAATCATGCGTGCCCATGGCGGCAGTGCGGCGATTGAAAACTTCCTGTCAACCAATGCGGCTGTGGCCGCCCATTATGGTTATCCTGTACCGGCGGACGCCTATGAGGCGACACGGCGTTTTGTCATGGATGAAAAATCCGTTGCTACGGCCTCAATGCTGCGTGATCTGGAACAGGGCGGCAGAATCGAAAGCGAACAGATTTTGGGAGACCTTTTACGCCGCAGTGAAAAAGCCGGTATTGCCCATGCCGTCCTGTCGCTCGCCTATACCCATGTGAAAGCCTATGAGGAACGGATGAAGGCCGGCCGCGCCTGA
- a CDS encoding Periplasmic protein (bhsal04090), which produces MFLRSVLTATALVFGISAASAQTIGAPAGKYVNDATHTNVLWSVNHFGLSTYYGRFDDTKIKLDLADPSKPETARLSVTINPKSVDTNFPGTPNKFSAEIAGEKFFNAAKFKTITFNSTAIKVTGDKTGEVTGDLTFHGVTKPVTLSVTFNKAYEKHPMSQKPAIGFSATGQIRRSDFGVDFLANGPVSDEVDLVIETEFTPE; this is translated from the coding sequence ATGTTTTTAAGATCTGTACTGACTGCAACCGCTCTTGTCTTTGGTATCAGCGCCGCAAGCGCCCAGACAATCGGGGCGCCGGCCGGCAAATATGTCAATGACGCCACCCACACCAACGTACTGTGGTCTGTCAATCACTTCGGCCTTTCCACCTATTACGGCCGTTTTGACGACACCAAAATCAAGCTTGACCTTGCCGATCCGTCAAAGCCGGAAACCGCCAGACTCAGCGTCACCATCAACCCGAAATCGGTTGACACCAATTTCCCCGGCACCCCCAACAAATTCAGTGCGGAAATTGCCGGCGAGAAATTCTTTAATGCGGCGAAATTCAAGACCATCACCTTCAACTCCACCGCCATTAAAGTGACCGGCGACAAGACCGGCGAAGTCACCGGTGATCTGACATTCCACGGTGTCACCAAGCCGGTAACCCTCAGCGTCACCTTTAACAAAGCCTATGAAAAGCACCCCATGAGCCAGAAACCGGCTATCGGCTTTTCCGCCACCGGCCAGATCAGGCGCAGCGACTTCGGCGTTGATTTTCTTGCCAACGGCCCGGTCAGTGATGAGGTCGATCTCGTCATCGAAACCGAATTTACACCTGAATAA
- a CDS encoding Hypothetical protein (bhsal04020) translates to MSAKRAVVLTVFMLFTMFAVVVGIGASSGGESSVSSADIYGISSLQ, encoded by the coding sequence ATGTCCGCCAAAAGGGCTGTTGTGCTTACCGTGTTTATGCTTTTTACCATGTTTGCAGTTGTTGTCGGGATCGGCGCCAGCAGTGGCGGAGAGAGCAGCGTATCGTCTGCGGATATCTATGGAATTTCTTCTCTCCAGTAG
- a CDS encoding Hypothetical protein (bhsal04050) — MKKVLIAASVFVLSCAGAYASSGYAFGDGTPENTYIAGSAVAGGAASHETSCSSSGITNSSRTMENNHVAGKRVPGSMMSREAPYSVCSITNSSHTPENRYTAGSDRQG, encoded by the coding sequence ATGAAAAAGGTTCTTATCGCTGCTTCTGTATTTGTGTTAAGCTGTGCCGGTGCTTATGCCTCCAGCGGTTATGCTTTTGGTGATGGCACTCCGGAAAATACCTATATTGCCGGTTCAGCCGTTGCGGGGGGTGCTGCAAGCCATGAAACGTCGTGCTCTTCCAGTGGTATTACAAACAGCAGCCGTACCATGGAGAACAACCATGTTGCTGGCAAAAGGGTGCCCGGCAGTATGATGAGCCGTGAAGCCCCGTATTCTGTCTGCAGCATCACAAACAGCAGCCATACGCCGGAAAACCGCTATACCGCCGGTTCTGACCGTCAGGGCTGA
- a CDS encoding PiT family inorganic phosphate transporter (bhsal04000), with the protein MPGKAITPQTVIDFWHKAGTERWFRKDDTFDAEIRHSFLSLWQKAAADGLRDWRMNDAGLLALILVLDQFPRNMFREDPRAFSTDSLARETAHLVLQQQADTRTDKQLRGFLYLPFEHSEDMADQQLSLRLFHQLGDAEMLRFAEIHADIIRRFGRFPHRNAVLDRQTTREEQKFLDEGGFAG; encoded by the coding sequence ATGCCTGGCAAAGCAATAACACCGCAAACCGTCATTGACTTCTGGCACAAGGCCGGAACAGAACGCTGGTTCCGCAAGGATGACACATTTGACGCTGAAATCCGGCATTCCTTTTTATCCCTATGGCAAAAAGCCGCGGCAGACGGGCTGCGGGACTGGCGCATGAACGACGCAGGCCTGCTGGCGCTTATCCTTGTGCTTGACCAGTTTCCGCGCAATATGTTCCGGGAAGATCCGCGCGCCTTTTCAACCGACAGCCTCGCGCGTGAGACGGCGCATCTTGTTTTGCAGCAGCAGGCAGACACCCGCACCGACAAGCAATTGCGCGGTTTTCTGTACCTGCCCTTTGAACATTCAGAAGACATGGCCGACCAGCAATTGAGCCTGAGGCTTTTCCATCAGCTCGGAGATGCAGAAATGTTGCGGTTTGCAGAAATCCATGCTGATATCATCCGCCGTTTTGGCCGTTTTCCGCACCGCAACGCCGTACTTGACCGCCAGACGACGCGCGAAGAACAAAAATTTCTTGATGAAGGCGGTTTTGCCGGTTAA
- a CDS encoding Hypothetical protein (bhsal04070), whose protein sequence is MIRTRSVIKTLHAGKYLVQLSKHWQHKFSFSYTETEAHIPFSDAIRLDMSANPAELAVQLEAPNEEDIARMETVFANHLERFAFREKLIIDWQRETLP, encoded by the coding sequence ATGATCCGCACCCGCAGCGTTATCAAGACCTTGCATGCCGGCAAATATCTGGTGCAGCTTTCCAAACACTGGCAGCATAAATTCAGCTTTTCCTATACGGAGACTGAAGCGCATATTCCGTTTTCGGACGCAATCCGGCTGGATATGTCTGCCAATCCGGCTGAACTGGCGGTACAGCTTGAAGCCCCGAATGAAGAAGATATTGCCCGTATGGAAACAGTGTTTGCCAACCACCTTGAACGCTTCGCTTTCCGTGAAAAACTCATCATTGACTGGCAACGCGAAACCCTGCCCTGA
- a CDS encoding Hypothetical protein (bhsal04100): MIRYFHWAFVFTAVGLLLGGWLGWVYEGTWSGVVSFFFICCVLAVLEISLSFDNSIVNARILQDMTPKWQHRFLTWGIIIAVFGMRIVFPLAVVAFAAGIPPHSALVMAARDPQGYAQIISDAHIGIAAFGGTFLMMVGLKYFFDAEKDVHWIRVLEARAQRFASVQGVEIGITLVCILVFAGLAGEENALTFMTAALYGLLAFLAVEGIGALLDATQAQMDTVRRGGAGAFLYLEVLDASFSFDGVVGAFALSKNLFVIAIGLGIGAFYVRSMTIMLVEKKTLSQYRYLEHGAFYAVLMLAFIMYVQTIVPDIPEVVTGGIGVCFIIAALYSSIRYNRRQQSSSG, translated from the coding sequence ATGATACGTTATTTCCACTGGGCTTTTGTTTTTACGGCCGTTGGTCTGCTGCTGGGGGGCTGGCTCGGCTGGGTTTATGAAGGTACATGGAGCGGCGTGGTCAGCTTTTTCTTTATCTGCTGTGTCCTGGCCGTGCTGGAAATTTCGCTTTCTTTTGACAATTCCATCGTCAATGCCCGTATTTTGCAGGATATGACGCCGAAATGGCAACACCGGTTTTTAACGTGGGGGATTATCATTGCCGTGTTTGGTATGCGTATTGTGTTTCCGCTGGCCGTTGTTGCTTTTGCTGCGGGGATTCCGCCGCATTCGGCGCTTGTGATGGCGGCACGTGATCCGCAGGGTTATGCGCAGATTATAAGCGATGCGCATATCGGCATTGCCGCTTTTGGCGGCACATTTTTGATGATGGTGGGGCTGAAATATTTTTTTGATGCTGAAAAGGATGTGCACTGGATTCGCGTTCTGGAAGCGCGGGCGCAAAGATTTGCCTCTGTGCAGGGGGTTGAAATCGGCATAACGCTGGTGTGCATTCTGGTGTTTGCAGGCCTTGCCGGGGAAGAAAATGCCCTCACCTTCATGACGGCGGCGCTTTATGGCCTGCTGGCTTTTCTTGCCGTGGAGGGCATTGGCGCTTTGCTTGACGCGACACAGGCGCAGATGGATACAGTGCGCCGCGGGGGCGCGGGGGCGTTTCTCTATCTGGAAGTGCTGGATGCCAGCTTTTCTTTTGACGGGGTGGTTGGCGCTTTCGCCTTGTCAAAAAATCTGTTTGTCATCGCGATCGGCCTTGGTATCGGCGCGTTCTATGTCCGCTCCATGACCATTATGCTGGTGGAGAAAAAAACCTTGAGCCAGTATCGCTACCTTGAACATGGCGCTTTCTATGCGGTGCTGATGCTGGCCTTTATCATGTATGTGCAGACCATTGTGCCTGATATTCCCGAAGTCGTGACAGGGGGCATCGGCGTGTGTTTCATCATCGCCGCCCTTTATTCATCGATTCGCTACAATCGCCGCCAGCAGTCCTCTTCAGGCTGA